tcgtatggactcgaaacttaatcaaaccttaccaaacttgaaccaaagctttaAACCTAATCAtacaatatacaacccaattcAATCCCATCAAACCCTTGGACCAGCCTAGGACACCTACTGAACTTTTGTTCATTTCTTTTCGAAAACTCTATTTACATACCATGAGTTTCTTCAAGCCTAAGCCCTAACCATTCTGCCCAGCCCACATTTGCGATATCATGCTTCAGACTGCCTTCTATGGTGTGTGAGGATATTGAAAAAGAATGTGCGAATTTCTGGTGGGGATTATATAAGGGTAAGCGGAAAATGCACTAGAAGTCCTAGGATTTTCTAAGCAGACCAAAGTGTCGGGGCGGCCTGGGCTTCAGAAAATCGACTGAATTCAATCGGGCCTTGCTCGCCAACCAGTTATGGCGTCTCATCCGTTTCCCGGATTCCCTAGCTGCCCGAATACTCAAAGGTCGAAACTTCAGACACGAATCGGTGCTAGAAGCGGGATTGGGTGGTAATCCTTCCTATATATGGAGATAGATCTTTTGTAGCAAAGAACTTCTGGAGCGTGTACTGATTTGGAGAGTGGGCAATGGAAACTCtattaagatttttaacgaGAAGTGGATCCCTACCATGCAGTCAAAGATTGGTGAGCCGCTGGGTGATTGGGATAATGAGGCTACtgtgaacgaattaattaatcaaggaGCGTGGGATGTAAATTTAATCTCTAATAGATTTAATCCATTTGTAGCGGGCGAAATCCTTAAGATCCCAATCCTGCCGACAGGAGAGTGTGATTCTCTTTTCTGGAGGTTCAATGCCAAAGGCAAGTATATAGTGTGTGATGGGTGTCGTTTTCAACGTGGTTTGTTCTCCCCACCGGAGCACCAATCGGAACATCATATCGAATCTTGGTGGGAGTTTATATGGAGTCTTTCTGTTCCACCTAAAGTGCTGGTATTCTGGTGGAGTATTTCTCATGACTGTATCTTTACTAATCCAAACATGTTTCGACACCATGTCCCGGTTAGTGAATCTTGTTGTCTATGTAATTATCCTATGGATTCAACCTGCCACGCTCTTTTCTTCTGTGCCGCGATAAAACACTTATGGAAGAACTCCCCTTTTGCCCATATTTTGAAGGGAGCAATACAAACCAGCTCTCTAGAGATATGCATGTGGTTGAAAATACATTTGTCAAAAGAGGAGTTTGAGAATATTGTTTTTTGGAGTTCCGCAATGATTTGTGATTTTAT
The Primulina tabacum isolate GXHZ01 chromosome 9, ASM2559414v2, whole genome shotgun sequence DNA segment above includes these coding regions:
- the LOC142504432 gene encoding uncharacterized protein LOC142504432: MQSKIGEPLGDWDNEATVNELINQGAWDVNLISNRFNPFVAGEILKIPILPTGECDSLFWRFNAKGKYIVCDGCRFQRGLFSPPEHQSEHHIESWWEFIWSLSVPPKVLVFWWSISHDCIFTNPNMFRHHVPVSESCCLCNYPMDSTCHALFFCAAIKHLWKNSPFAHILKGAIQTSSLEICMWLKIHLSKEEFENIVFWSSAMICDFIKAQKKENIVIQAELGNPEKK